A section of the Paenibacillus odorifer genome encodes:
- a CDS encoding zf-HC2 domain-containing protein has product MECKLAVSMMHDYLDDDLPEQQQRELKEHLLSCPDCRAKFKELEQTDMLMFSLMHQNPVASDDLVSRIMSSLPKTKKEKAFITWIKRHPALTAASLFLVVMLMSTVTFWSPDRQLVVRGVDLDQVVIKGDTVIVPSGKIITGDLTIENGKAQVYGEVNGNVTVIDGSLYQASTAHISGQVKSIDQAVSWFWYKVTNMFSEVAYR; this is encoded by the coding sequence ATGGAATGCAAACTGGCCGTCTCTATGATGCATGACTACTTGGATGACGACTTGCCCGAACAGCAGCAGAGGGAATTGAAGGAGCATCTTCTATCCTGTCCAGATTGCCGTGCAAAGTTTAAAGAATTGGAACAGACAGATATGTTGATGTTCTCCCTAATGCATCAGAATCCTGTAGCTTCAGATGATCTTGTGAGCCGGATAATGAGTTCATTGCCAAAGACTAAGAAAGAAAAAGCCTTTATTACCTGGATCAAGAGACACCCTGCACTTACAGCGGCATCTCTATTCCTTGTCGTTATGCTGATGAGCACCGTAACTTTTTGGAGTCCAGACAGACAGCTTGTAGTTAGAGGTGTTGATTTGGATCAAGTGGTCATCAAAGGGGATACTGTAATTGTACCTTCCGGCAAAATAATTACCGGAGACCTTACCATAGAGAACGGTAAAGCACAGGTATATGGAGAAGTGAACGGCAACGTGACAGTCATTGACGGATCTCTATATCAGGCTTCAACAGCTCATATTTCTGGGCAAGTCAAAAGCATAGACCAGGCAGTAAGCTGGTTCTGGTATAAAGTGACGAACATGTTCTCTGAAGTTGCCTACCGTTAA
- the sigW gene encoding RNA polymerase sigma factor SigW translates to MENLEGRLTKLALKGDQRAFAELVELYKDKIYHLAYRMLNNRHEAEDIVQETFLRVYRNLDRYDDKQKFSTWIYRIGTNLCIDRLRKRKPTYSLDAEMNDQEGLDGYSLIPSDNVTPETELLLSETQGLIYEAIDSLPVKYRSVMILRYLQDLSLQEISDVLDMPVTTIKTRVHRGREFLRKKLGPKM, encoded by the coding sequence GTGGAGAATTTGGAAGGCAGATTGACAAAGCTCGCCTTGAAGGGCGACCAAAGGGCATTTGCCGAGCTTGTGGAACTATATAAAGACAAAATATATCATTTAGCTTACAGGATGTTGAACAATCGCCATGAGGCGGAGGATATTGTTCAGGAGACCTTTTTGCGTGTGTATAGGAATTTGGATCGTTATGATGATAAACAGAAGTTCTCCACATGGATTTACCGGATTGGAACGAACCTCTGTATTGATAGATTGCGTAAACGAAAACCAACCTATTCGCTGGATGCTGAAATGAACGATCAGGAGGGCCTTGATGGCTACTCGTTGATTCCGAGCGATAATGTGACACCTGAGACCGAACTATTGCTCTCTGAGACGCAGGGGCTAATCTATGAGGCGATTGACAGTCTGCCTGTGAAATACAGGTCGGTGATGATTCTGAGGTACCTGCAGGATCTGTCACTTCAGGAGATTAGTGATGTCCTGGATATGCCCGTGACCACGATTAAGACGCGTGTACACCGAGGCCGTGAATTTTTGCGTAAAAAATTAGGCCCGAAAATGTAA
- the ppc gene encoding phosphoenolpyruvate carboxylase, with product MTELTTTVSKSNSNNLLRRDVRFLGNILGEVLVHQGGNELLEIVEKIRETSKSLRSLFLPELHSEFKELINSLDPENRHQVIRAFAIYFQLVNIAEQNHRIRRKRDYERSAGETVQPGSIESAIQELRERDFSHEEVNEIIEGLSLELVMTAHPTEAMRRAILDIHKRISDDVMGLDNPTLTFREREQLREKLLNEVITLWQTDELRDRKPTVLDEVRNGMYYFHETIFHVLPDVYQELERCLSKYYPGQNWHVPTYLRFGSWIGGDRDGNPSVTSTVTAQTLRMQRKLAIREYQRIMRELMKYLSFSTSIVKVTPELVESIEADRQIINLGKMEEWRNDNEPYRIKLSYMISKTQNVLDDEKKDTPERYATPEEFIDDLNVIDRSLRHHYADYVADTYIKKLIRQVELFGFHTATLDVRQHSQEHENAMTEILAKMNISPDYSKLTEIEKIDLLEKLLNDPRPLTSSYQTYTESTEECLAVYRTIFASQEEYGKQCITSYLISMAEAASDILEVMVFAKEVGLFRKDNDGTVVCTLQAVPLFETIDDLHEAPQIMNTLLNMPIYRDAVRAMNDLQEIMLGYSDSNKDGGVVTANWELRVALKEITATADKFGIKLKFFHGRGGALGRGGMPLNRSILAQPASTIGGGIKITEQGEVISSRYSMQGIAYRSLEQATSALVTAAISARVPQADLYEEKWEEIVARISEVSLNKYQDLIFRDPDFLTYFKESTPLPEVGELNIGSRPSKRKNSDRFEDLRAIPWVFAWTQSRYLLPAWYAAGTGLQSFYEGKEENLKIMQHMYENFSFFTTLIDTLQMAISKADLIIAKEYASMGKNEEARQRIFGQIEDEFNLTSELILKITGQQDILDNVPVIQESIRLRNPYVDPLSYLQVQLLSELRALREIDGDDSELLREVLLTINGIAAGLRNTG from the coding sequence ATGACCGAACTTACGACTACCGTCAGCAAAAGCAACTCTAACAATCTGCTGCGACGGGACGTACGGTTCTTGGGGAACATTTTAGGAGAGGTCTTGGTTCACCAAGGCGGTAACGAACTGCTAGAGATCGTGGAGAAGATCCGCGAGACCAGTAAATCGCTACGCTCACTATTTTTACCTGAACTGCATAGTGAATTTAAGGAGTTAATCAATTCTTTGGATCCGGAGAACCGTCATCAGGTAATAAGAGCGTTCGCCATTTATTTTCAATTGGTGAATATTGCCGAACAGAACCACCGGATTCGCCGTAAACGTGACTATGAACGTTCAGCTGGGGAGACAGTTCAACCCGGTTCTATAGAAAGCGCTATTCAAGAGCTTCGTGAACGTGATTTCTCTCATGAGGAAGTCAACGAGATTATTGAAGGATTGTCTCTGGAACTTGTAATGACGGCACATCCAACGGAAGCCATGCGCCGTGCGATTCTCGATATTCATAAACGGATATCCGATGATGTTATGGGTCTTGATAACCCTACTCTAACTTTCCGTGAACGTGAACAGCTTCGCGAGAAGCTATTGAATGAAGTGATTACGCTTTGGCAAACGGATGAGCTACGTGACCGCAAGCCAACAGTACTCGATGAAGTGCGCAATGGAATGTACTATTTCCATGAGACTATTTTCCATGTATTGCCGGATGTGTATCAAGAGCTTGAACGCTGTCTGAGCAAATACTATCCTGGACAGAATTGGCATGTGCCAACCTACTTGCGTTTTGGATCATGGATTGGTGGAGACCGTGATGGTAACCCTTCGGTAACCTCAACGGTCACTGCGCAGACTTTACGCATGCAGCGTAAGCTGGCCATTCGTGAATATCAGCGGATTATGCGTGAACTCATGAAATATCTAAGCTTTAGCACAAGTATTGTTAAAGTAACGCCTGAGCTAGTAGAATCCATCGAAGCTGATCGTCAGATCATTAACCTAGGCAAGATGGAAGAATGGCGCAATGACAATGAACCTTACCGTATTAAACTTAGCTACATGATCTCTAAGACACAAAATGTTTTGGATGATGAGAAAAAGGATACTCCTGAGCGTTATGCTACACCTGAGGAGTTCATAGATGATTTGAATGTCATTGACCGCAGTCTACGGCATCACTACGCCGACTATGTGGCCGATACTTATATTAAAAAGCTAATCCGCCAAGTGGAGCTGTTCGGATTCCATACGGCAACTCTTGACGTGCGTCAACACAGTCAAGAACATGAAAATGCCATGACAGAAATTTTGGCGAAGATGAACATTTCGCCGGACTACTCTAAGTTGACGGAGATCGAGAAGATTGATCTGCTGGAGAAATTGCTGAATGATCCACGTCCGTTGACCTCTTCTTACCAGACGTATACTGAAAGTACAGAGGAGTGTCTGGCTGTTTACCGGACGATCTTCGCATCGCAGGAAGAGTACGGCAAACAATGTATCACCAGTTATCTGATCAGTATGGCTGAAGCTGCGAGTGACATTCTGGAGGTTATGGTCTTCGCCAAAGAGGTAGGACTATTCCGCAAGGATAATGACGGTACAGTTGTATGTACCCTGCAAGCAGTGCCACTTTTTGAAACGATCGATGACTTGCATGAAGCACCGCAAATTATGAACACACTGCTCAATATGCCGATCTACCGTGATGCGGTAAGAGCAATGAATGATTTGCAGGAAATCATGCTTGGATATTCAGATAGTAATAAAGATGGCGGCGTGGTTACTGCTAACTGGGAACTGCGTGTTGCCCTAAAAGAAATTACAGCGACAGCGGATAAGTTCGGAATCAAGCTGAAGTTCTTCCATGGCCGTGGTGGAGCGCTCGGCCGCGGGGGTATGCCACTTAACCGCAGTATTCTTGCTCAGCCAGCTTCGACAATTGGCGGCGGGATTAAGATTACCGAGCAGGGAGAAGTGATCTCCTCCCGTTACTCGATGCAAGGGATTGCTTACCGCAGTTTGGAGCAAGCGACATCTGCACTTGTAACTGCAGCAATTAGTGCGAGAGTGCCACAAGCGGATCTTTATGAAGAGAAATGGGAAGAGATTGTGGCCCGGATTTCTGAGGTCTCACTGAACAAATATCAGGATTTGATCTTCCGTGATCCGGATTTCCTGACTTATTTCAAAGAATCAACACCTCTGCCTGAGGTTGGAGAGCTTAATATCGGTTCCCGTCCTTCCAAACGGAAGAACAGCGACCGTTTTGAAGATCTACGCGCAATTCCTTGGGTATTTGCATGGACACAAAGCCGTTATTTGCTCCCAGCCTGGTACGCTGCTGGAACCGGACTGCAGAGTTTCTATGAGGGTAAGGAAGAGAATCTGAAGATAATGCAACATATGTATGAGAACTTCTCATTCTTTACTACACTGATAGATACGCTGCAAATGGCTATTTCAAAAGCGGACTTGATTATTGCTAAGGAATACGCCAGCATGGGCAAGAACGAGGAAGCACGTCAACGGATCTTCGGCCAGATTGAAGATGAATTTAATCTGACCTCTGAGCTGATCCTGAAGATTACAGGCCAGCAGGATATTCTGGATAACGTTCCTGTGATTCAAGAGTCGATCAGACTCCGTAATCCATACGTTGATCCGCTTAGCTACCTGCAGGTTCAATTGCTATCCGAGCTTAGAGCGCTCCGTGAAATCGATGGAGATGATAGCGAACTGCTTCGCGAAGTATTGCTTACCATCAACGGCATTGCCGCCGGTCTTCGGAATACCGGCTGA
- a CDS encoding LysR family transcriptional regulator, translated as MNLNLMKLEIVELLNKHKKITTVADKLGLKQPTVTYHLKNLEQQLGEKLFESRMDKMILTESGKAFLHYAIKINALAAEAERVVKEFSQAGRGTLKIGASYVPATYILPKILGLFGEQHPGITISLSVKPSPVIKEMLASHEIDLGILSTESFYLPDLHTQALCEDELVLVFAPTHDFAGFSNLNSAMIASASFILHDKESSTRHLTDKWFEREGKESKPHILLDSLEAIKQSLMSGQHVSFISRLAVEDEVARGRLLMRAIPDYNFERHIYYSYNRDRHYSPLIGLFIDQLRTIRI; from the coding sequence ATGAACCTTAATCTAATGAAGCTGGAAATTGTAGAACTGCTGAATAAACATAAAAAAATTACCACGGTAGCAGATAAACTTGGACTAAAGCAGCCCACCGTTACGTATCATTTGAAGAATTTAGAGCAGCAATTGGGGGAGAAGTTATTTGAATCCAGAATGGATAAAATGATTCTTACGGAGAGTGGTAAAGCTTTTCTTCATTATGCAATCAAAATCAATGCGCTTGCTGCGGAGGCGGAGCGGGTGGTAAAAGAGTTCAGTCAGGCAGGCCGGGGGACGCTGAAAATTGGTGCCAGTTATGTTCCAGCTACATATATTCTTCCAAAAATATTGGGGCTGTTTGGCGAACAACATCCGGGGATTACCATTTCTTTATCGGTTAAACCTTCACCGGTGATCAAAGAAATGCTTGCCAGTCATGAGATTGATCTTGGTATCTTGTCTACGGAATCTTTTTATCTGCCTGATCTGCATACTCAAGCCTTATGTGAAGATGAGCTTGTCCTTGTTTTTGCACCTACACATGATTTTGCCGGATTTTCTAATTTAAACTCGGCGATGATCGCTTCAGCGAGCTTTATTTTGCATGACAAGGAATCAAGCACACGCCATTTGACGGATAAATGGTTTGAACGAGAGGGAAAAGAATCAAAACCGCATATTTTGCTCGATTCACTGGAGGCGATTAAGCAATCGCTTATGAGTGGACAGCATGTCTCATTTATTTCACGACTTGCTGTGGAGGACGAGGTAGCCAGAGGAAGATTGCTAATGCGAGCCATTCCGGATTATAATTTTGAAAGACATATTTATTATTCGTATAACCGTGATCGTCATTATTCTCCTTTAATTGGACTGTTCATTGACCAGCTCCGCACAATCCGAATATAA
- a CDS encoding ABC transporter ATP-binding protein, whose product MKEITIHRLEKKFGDVHALKAADLKIPAGSFTTLLGPSGCGKTTLLRLIAGLETPDAGEILIDDEFIFSGSKRISHPIHRRNFGMVFQDFALWPHLTVFENVAFGLRASKQKKNLRVRVQEALRSVKLEGLELRFPHQLSGGQQQRVAFARAVVMRPQLVLFDEPLSALDAVLRDEMRLELISLVKNMGITALYVTHDQTEAMSMSDEVVVMQGGTILQSGSPEDIYRKPSHPFVAHFIGKSNWIVPDKQMLRPEHLRWSQEDASFLPFTGTIQHVSYMGDRYEIILNMEQNGTWTAYHDRRLPVGEKIQLYASEHQIHHLN is encoded by the coding sequence ATGAAGGAAATTACAATCCACAGATTGGAAAAGAAATTCGGAGATGTGCATGCCTTAAAGGCTGCAGATCTGAAGATTCCCGCTGGAAGCTTTACGACATTACTCGGTCCTTCAGGTTGTGGAAAGACGACACTACTCCGTCTGATTGCTGGGCTGGAAACACCGGATGCAGGAGAAATTCTGATCGATGATGAGTTTATTTTTTCAGGCAGCAAAAGAATTAGCCACCCTATTCATCGCCGTAACTTTGGCATGGTTTTTCAAGATTTCGCCCTCTGGCCGCATCTGACTGTGTTCGAGAATGTAGCCTTCGGACTTCGAGCTTCCAAACAAAAAAAGAATTTACGGGTTCGGGTACAGGAGGCACTTCGATCGGTCAAGCTGGAGGGGTTAGAGCTGCGTTTTCCACACCAGCTGTCCGGTGGACAACAGCAGCGGGTTGCTTTTGCCCGAGCCGTAGTCATGCGCCCTCAGCTTGTATTATTCGATGAGCCATTAAGTGCGCTAGATGCGGTCTTGCGAGATGAAATGAGGCTGGAGTTAATCTCCTTGGTGAAAAACATGGGCATTACAGCCCTGTATGTGACGCATGATCAAACCGAGGCGATGTCTATGTCAGATGAAGTAGTTGTAATGCAAGGTGGCACTATTTTACAGAGTGGTTCTCCTGAGGACATTTATCGTAAACCGAGTCATCCCTTTGTGGCACACTTTATTGGAAAATCCAACTGGATCGTTCCGGATAAACAGATGCTGCGTCCAGAACATTTACGCTGGTCTCAGGAGGATGCTTCCTTTCTTCCTTTTACAGGGACTATTCAGCATGTGAGTTATATGGGGGATCGCTATGAGATCATTCTGAACATGGAGCAAAATGGGACTTGGACCGCTTATCATGATCGGCGCCTACCTGTAGGGGAAAAGATTCAGCTGTACGCTTCAGAGCACCAAATCCATCATCTGAATTAA
- a CDS encoding ABC transporter substrate-binding protein, with the protein MKKTKGLSSLLLTTALGITLMGCGSSNTPAANASNNQTDTAAATQTEAPQPTEKTLSGNLVVYSAGPEGLANKIKDGFEAKTGVKVEMFQGTTGKILARMEAEKSNPVVDVVVLASLPSMQGMKNDGLLLPYKEAINADKLVSDWSDIDEGNYFSYSASALGIVYNTKKVSSPPTSWDDLSKAEWKGAVNIPDPSLSGSALDFMTGYLSAKGDSGWDLFKQYKSNEVAMAGANQEALDPVITGAKSVVAAGVDYMAYKAKADGEPVDIVYPAEGTVISPRPAAIIKTSPNVDNAKAFIDYLLSDEAQALVAKAYLLPGRTDVKAENRANLEEIKTFDVNWEWMNEHSDEVSSTFTQIFK; encoded by the coding sequence ATGAAAAAGACAAAAGGGTTAAGTTCACTTCTTCTAACAACTGCACTTGGCATTACTCTAATGGGCTGCGGCTCCTCGAACACTCCTGCGGCTAACGCAAGCAACAACCAAACCGATACTGCGGCGGCGACGCAAACTGAAGCCCCACAACCAACAGAAAAGACACTAAGCGGCAATCTTGTCGTTTACAGTGCAGGCCCTGAAGGTTTAGCCAATAAAATCAAAGACGGCTTTGAAGCCAAAACTGGCGTTAAAGTTGAAATGTTCCAAGGCACTACAGGAAAAATACTTGCCCGCATGGAAGCAGAAAAATCCAATCCGGTCGTTGATGTTGTTGTCCTCGCCTCTCTTCCGTCCATGCAAGGAATGAAAAACGACGGATTATTACTTCCATATAAAGAAGCGATTAATGCAGACAAGCTGGTTAGCGATTGGTCAGATATAGATGAAGGTAACTATTTCAGTTACAGTGCATCCGCACTCGGTATTGTCTACAACACCAAAAAAGTAAGCTCACCGCCGACCTCCTGGGATGACCTCAGCAAAGCGGAATGGAAGGGTGCAGTCAATATCCCCGATCCTTCACTTTCCGGCTCGGCTCTTGATTTCATGACTGGGTATTTAAGTGCTAAGGGGGACAGTGGCTGGGATCTTTTTAAACAATATAAAAGCAATGAAGTAGCTATGGCAGGCGCCAATCAAGAGGCACTTGATCCGGTGATTACCGGTGCTAAATCCGTCGTTGCTGCTGGGGTAGATTACATGGCTTATAAAGCAAAAGCTGACGGAGAACCTGTGGATATCGTCTATCCTGCTGAAGGAACTGTAATCAGCCCTCGTCCGGCTGCGATCATTAAGACAAGCCCGAATGTAGATAACGCTAAGGCTTTTATCGACTACCTTCTCTCCGATGAAGCGCAAGCCCTTGTTGCCAAAGCCTATTTGCTGCCAGGCAGAACTGACGTGAAGGCAGAAAATCGTGCCAATCTTGAAGAAATCAAAACATTTGATGTGAATTGGGAATGGATGAATGAGCACAGCGATGAAGTTTCCTCGACCTTCACACAAATTTTTAAATAA
- a CDS encoding ABC transporter permease: protein MNTNSLRSFKWVSGGLALFILTVLVLLPLLLIFWTSIYPEGHLDIAAPLRTIMGSNDLVEVLLNSIGLGVSVILLTTLFALPLAWIMAKTDLGRHNWLDVVLLIPFMTPPYIGSMGWMLFMQTGGYMEQFLPSSSVLTPYFFSYGGMVLIMSLHLFPFLYLLLRNALLQIGGNLEEAASVHGAPFFYRFKRVIIPLLLSSYGLGALLIFVKTIAEFGTPATFGRRIGFYVLTSEIHKYISSWPIDFGKATSLASLLLGVCLVMWYIQTVISSRYSYRLIGGKGTRTNRYKSTGIVGFLSWGYVLLLLLASIGIPYFSIITASLLKLRGEGVSWSNLTLKHYAELLSPGSQGLEALLNSFTLAIVASSIAVILGTWFALTVGKGATFKQKITDLFSLLPNTVPGIVIVVGLILLWNARWMPIPLYNTYWMVVLTYVVLFLPYTVQYVKASYGQIDSSLMQAGQVFGGSKLYVFRRILLPLILPGMVAGWMMTFTISNRELVASLLILPPSMQTSATYIFAQFEQGAVAMGMAMAVISVGITTLLLLVLEYLSPDRKRRQQ from the coding sequence ATGAATACTAACTCTTTGCGCTCATTTAAATGGGTGAGCGGTGGACTGGCTTTATTTATACTAACCGTGCTCGTGCTGCTGCCACTCCTGCTCATTTTCTGGACCAGTATTTATCCAGAGGGGCATCTCGACATAGCCGCACCACTACGAACCATTATGGGGAGCAATGACCTAGTAGAGGTGCTGCTGAATTCTATCGGGCTTGGGGTAAGCGTTATTCTGCTAACTACTTTGTTTGCGCTGCCTCTAGCCTGGATTATGGCAAAAACCGACTTAGGGCGTCACAACTGGCTGGATGTCGTGCTGTTAATTCCATTTATGACGCCGCCTTACATTGGTTCTATGGGCTGGATGTTGTTTATGCAGACGGGTGGGTATATGGAGCAATTTCTGCCCTCCTCCTCCGTGCTTACACCGTATTTCTTTAGCTATGGGGGTATGGTGCTGATCATGAGCCTTCACCTGTTCCCCTTCCTGTATCTGCTGCTGCGCAATGCGCTTTTGCAGATCGGGGGCAATCTGGAGGAAGCAGCCTCTGTTCACGGCGCCCCCTTCTTTTACAGATTTAAAAGAGTGATTATTCCTTTACTGCTCTCTAGCTATGGGCTTGGAGCACTGCTCATCTTCGTTAAAACAATTGCTGAATTCGGTACCCCTGCGACCTTTGGCCGTAGGATCGGCTTTTACGTTCTGACCTCTGAGATCCATAAATATATCTCCAGTTGGCCGATTGATTTCGGTAAGGCTACTTCACTAGCCTCCTTGCTGCTCGGAGTTTGCCTTGTCATGTGGTACATCCAAACTGTAATTAGCAGCCGCTACTCTTACCGTCTGATCGGTGGAAAAGGAACTCGTACTAACCGTTATAAGAGTACAGGAATCGTAGGGTTTCTTAGCTGGGGTTATGTTCTTCTATTGCTTCTGGCATCCATCGGCATTCCTTATTTCTCTATCATAACAGCCTCATTATTGAAGCTTCGGGGAGAAGGTGTATCCTGGAGCAATCTAACCTTAAAACATTATGCAGAGCTGTTATCCCCGGGTTCGCAAGGACTTGAGGCCTTATTAAATAGCTTTACATTAGCTATCGTTGCTTCCAGTATCGCTGTTATTCTCGGGACTTGGTTTGCCTTAACGGTAGGAAAAGGGGCTACATTCAAGCAGAAAATTACAGATTTATTCAGCTTGCTTCCAAATACAGTCCCGGGAATTGTAATTGTAGTAGGGCTTATTCTGCTGTGGAATGCCCGCTGGATGCCTATCCCGCTCTATAATACCTACTGGATGGTTGTACTGACTTATGTCGTACTTTTCCTTCCTTATACTGTTCAGTATGTAAAAGCAAGCTATGGGCAGATCGATTCCTCTCTGATGCAAGCGGGACAAGTATTCGGAGGAAGTAAGCTGTATGTGTTCCGCCGTATCCTGCTTCCCCTCATCCTTCCGGGGATGGTGGCTGGCTGGATGATGACCTTCACCATTTCCAATCGGGAACTGGTAGCCTCGTTACTCATTCTGCCACCTTCAATGCAGACCTCGGCGACCTATATTTTCGCCCAGTTTGAACAAGGGGCGGTAGCGATGGGGATGGCCATGGCTGTAATCTCTGTAGGCATCACTACCCTATTACTATTAGTCTTAGAATATTTAAGCCCAGATAGAAAGCGGAGACAACAATGA
- a CDS encoding MBL fold metallo-hydrolase, whose protein sequence is MSRLTIWGGAGEHGRSSYLLQGKDSRNGILLDCGVKKEGPGEYPLLDKDIIPHLQAVFLSHAHEDHSIALPLLYKHGYRGKVWTTRSTSLQLPDYFEAWDKYVAAQSAPLPYEETDKEAIQFKYLEEYVSPQTWLTLAPNLRVQWGRSGHLAGSVWLGLEWEDKTVFFSGDYTEESQLLTADTPAIMEAEAKNVADLSIIDAAYGADPDEQLVKLQQLEIAIHNTLQKEGTVLLPVPIHGRSQELIVWANECFPDHQLIVEEALVAPLRALSNKVEWLKEDAIQRVNALFNRKSLCVVSNSDERAKAMLNLKGAIVFTNDGMMQSAKAQEYFHQLSVSPDNHVIFTGHLAAGSFGHRLVKQAMIGESSSVRCTVSLIRYKVHQGLPDIRKMLQTIPSHRTVLVHAPKPHIDQVASILKGEGFTGLYSLQPGSTLSF, encoded by the coding sequence ATGAGCAGACTAACGATTTGGGGAGGGGCCGGAGAGCATGGCCGTTCCTCCTATCTTTTGCAGGGCAAGGATTCACGAAATGGCATCCTGCTCGATTGTGGCGTAAAAAAAGAAGGCCCAGGGGAATACCCCCTACTTGATAAGGATATTATTCCACATTTGCAGGCAGTATTTCTGTCTCATGCTCATGAGGATCATTCCATAGCGCTGCCCTTACTTTATAAACACGGATACAGAGGTAAGGTATGGACTACTAGATCCACCTCATTACAGCTTCCTGATTATTTCGAGGCCTGGGATAAATATGTGGCGGCTCAATCCGCCCCGCTCCCCTATGAGGAAACGGATAAAGAAGCTATTCAATTCAAGTATTTAGAGGAGTATGTCTCCCCTCAAACTTGGCTGACGCTTGCGCCTAACCTTCGAGTTCAATGGGGACGTAGCGGGCATTTAGCAGGTTCGGTTTGGCTGGGCTTAGAATGGGAGGACAAAACTGTATTTTTCTCGGGGGATTATACGGAGGAGTCGCAGCTGCTCACGGCAGACACACCAGCAATTATGGAAGCCGAAGCTAAAAATGTGGCTGATCTGTCCATTATCGATGCTGCTTATGGGGCAGATCCTGATGAGCAGCTTGTAAAATTACAGCAATTAGAGATAGCCATCCACAACACCTTGCAAAAAGAGGGTACAGTCCTCCTTCCCGTGCCTATCCATGGCAGAAGCCAGGAATTGATCGTATGGGCAAATGAGTGTTTTCCAGATCATCAATTGATCGTTGAAGAAGCACTCGTCGCTCCTTTACGAGCTTTAAGCAACAAGGTGGAATGGCTGAAAGAGGACGCTATTCAGCGCGTAAATGCGCTTTTTAACAGAAAAAGCTTGTGTGTTGTATCTAATTCGGACGAACGCGCGAAGGCAATGTTGAATCTTAAGGGAGCTATCGTATTCACTAATGACGGGATGATGCAGTCAGCAAAAGCACAAGAATACTTTCACCAGCTCTCTGTTTCTCCTGACAACCATGTGATTTTTACGGGACATTTAGCGGCGGGAAGCTTTGGACATCGCCTTGTTAAGCAAGCTATGATCGGAGAATCTAGCAGCGTGCGCTGTACAGTCTCACTTATCCGCTATAAAGTCCATCAAGGCTTGCCGGACATTCGCAAAATGCTCCAAACGATTCCCAGCCACCGGACAGTGCTCGTCCATGCTCCCAAACCACATATCGACCAAGTAGCTTCTATATTAAAGGGAGAAGGTTTCACAGGACTATATTCTTTACAACCCGGCAGCACGCTTTCGTTCTGA
- a CDS encoding holin: protein MEIGTILDDVMAFASILAVFVLALVQLVKNSINIPRNAVPIIGLLIGLFIGVVAYPFTELDLVLRLWAGGLAGLSATGLFELAFKDRPGTTKE, encoded by the coding sequence ATGGAAATTGGAACAATTTTAGATGATGTTATGGCGTTCGCCTCTATATTAGCGGTATTCGTACTGGCACTGGTTCAGTTGGTCAAAAATAGTATCAACATCCCGCGTAATGCAGTACCGATTATCGGACTATTGATAGGTTTGTTCATCGGCGTAGTAGCGTATCCTTTTACCGAACTCGATTTAGTGCTTCGCCTTTGGGCTGGGGGCCTTGCAGGTTTATCTGCGACGGGGTTGTTTGAGCTAGCTTTTAAGGATCGCCCGGGCACGACGAAAGAGTAA